The region ACAATGCATCAGTTAAATGTGTATTTTTTAAAAGGGAAAACAGAATACAGAGGTACACTCCGCCAATCCACGAGCGTGTTAAGATCATATTTCTGTTACTGGTTATAGTCGCTTTTAGCTAATTCAAGTTTGGCATCAGCAATCTTTGCCATCCGAGTATATTTTGTCTTGGAAGTCAGTAAATTCCAATGAGTCATCGTTTGATACAAGTGATAGACAAAACTGGGAGAAGCTCATCCACTATATATGCTTTATTCCGTCATTTCACATTGTAAAAAAGGGTACTTAGGATTTATTATTGTCTTGATTCAAATGATGTTCTATATGTCCCATTGACACTTCTATAAATCCAATGTCGGTGTttctccaaaaagaaaacaaatgattGCTTGTTATGCCTTCAAATATAATGAACATCCAGTATATATGCAAGTAGCCACCTTCTTTGTCATGTAAGTGCCTTATTTTTGAAATATATAATTGCGCATTTACGTCAGATCTATATTATCTAGGTAGATGACTAGGATCTCTCTAGAAGTGCCAACTAGAAAACAAACCGACATTATGAGAGAAAAGGTCTACTTATTAGTTTCAACTATAAAAAATGTGACTAATAAGGCAGATTCCTTCAAATATTCCAAATACTCTGCTGATGATTTTTTTATTAATCCAACAGTCCCAACATCAATCACTATGGATCGGTAGGTTTCTAACTTGATGGTCATTGGGATCCATTTTTGGTTTTGGTCCTTGTGATGCCATGCCTCGATAGGTCTGCAAATATGAAATTCGCTGCAGTCACAAAGAGGTTATTCACTAGATTTAGTGAAAGATGGTGAGCAAGTGTCATCCCAACTGAATAAATTCTGTAGTCATTACATGAATCTGCAACAAAAAGACATGTCACACCTCTTTTGAAGCATGCATGATAAAACAAAATTTCATAGAATTTCTTCTTTCAAAAGTTTATTGTTTGTCATGTAGTTCCTCTAGTCGTTTGTTTGTTTGTGCGTCATATCAAACAGTCCATCTCTTATATATGTGAAAACTTTctattagtaataatactaaaaaaATAGATCTCTTCCAGTGGTAACTATACTAAAAAATTGCGTTCATGTACCCAGTGAAAATATTTAGTGCAAGTAGTACATATCAGCCTTCGTATAACAATCGAAGTATTGGCACCATGGTCGCGAGGTAATAAGCAATTTATATCTAAGGCTATGCGGATGGATACCGTGGATCTCAGCCGATGGAAAACTTACTGCATACTGCAAACCCTGCGCTTCGGGCACAAAGAACTGTGTCCACAACAGTTAAGGATACGTGTATCACGTGACCACAAATACACGTTCTAAATAGTAGTTTTCCGTCATCTGGTGTTCTAAGTTTTAGTTTTaagtttcaaaatatgttcacaaatATGTTTAATGATTTATAGTATGTCAGCTACCCCCATGCAGATGCACGGGATGATAACTAGTGCCATACTAAGACTAAATAGCACCACAGTACCGCCATGGATGGATGTAGTGAACTATGCATTTATTTTAGGCTGATGTGATTACTACCTCCTACAGTTGTATGTTGATGGGGTAAACACGCCACAAGAGATTTTGGTATAGATAATAGAGTATTGAGTGCATGCCTTTTACACATGTAATTTCAAGTAAATAAAATATAATACACAGTTGTAGGTTCAACCAAAATTAGAAATCTCTCCGCGTCATAATAGTACGAAGCCCTTGATTATAGTATAATAGTACATCTCTCTTCGGGGCACATATGAATCTTAAAATAAACATAAATTTACTTGTCTAAAAGCTAGATAGAAAGGTGACACAATGGATATATTTCTCAAAGAATCAACCTTCTAGCATGCTCGCCATGGTAAACTACACCTAAAAGATGATTTAACTTGACATAGAGTCCATCGCAGATTTGATGTCATTAGCGATATTCTTGGCATCTGTTGCAATACCAGCTAATCCTCTCCTCGCCAACCCAACACAGTAGAGCCCATTTTCACCTTTCCAATGATTCGGATATTTTTGGATGGGCAGTCCGTTGCCATTTAACATGCTCTCACCATCCTGGATTAAAAACACATAGACCTTGTTAGTAGATTTAATAATGGTTACACCAAGAAAACAAACTCAGACATGTTCAAACACAAGCTATATTACCTTGAGCCACATATTTGCCGTGCTTTTGTATCCAGTTGCAAACACAATTGCATCAAATGACATTCTTTTACTGCATTGAAATTTAACTATGTTGCCCTTGATCTTACTAATGCTCCCTTGAACCTTTAGGAGATAAAAATACATAGATAACTTGGCATATCAAATCAACATATGTTATAAATTTATGTCATGTCAATGACATACTTACTTTGATGATGCCTTTTTTGATCAATCCAACAGTCCTAACATCAATTACGGCAGATCGGCCTGTTTCTGATTTGAGGGTCATTGGACCCATTGTTGGCCTTGTGATGCCATGCTGTGACAGGTCTCCAAATATTAAATACGCTGCCATCACAAGGAGTTTATCCACTAGATTCAATGGAAGACGGTGAGCAAGTGTCATCCCCAAACGAATTAATTCCTTTGTCATTACATGAATCTGCAACAACAAAACACGTCACACCTCTTTTGAAGTATGCATGATAAATAAATTTTCATAGAATTTCTTCTTTCAAGAAATAAATTTTTGTCATGTGGTTCCTCTAGTCTTTCAGTTGTTTGTGTGTGATATAAAATAGTCCATCTCTTTTTCTATGTGAAATACTTCCTATTAGTAAAACACTGAAAATTGCATCTCTTCTATTAATAACTATACTAAGAATTTGCGTTCATGCACCCAGTGAAAATATATAGTGCACGTACGTACCGTGTTTCGTATAACAATCGATGTGTTGGCACCATGGGTCGCAAGGTCATAAGCAATTTCCATCCCGGAGTTGCCAGATCCAATGACCAATACATTCTTGCCAGAGTAGCTCTTGCCTGACTTGTAGCTTGAGGAGTGGATAACATCACCTGGAAAGTTTTCCAGTCCAGGGAACATTGGAATATTCTCTGCACTATTCTCACCACTTGCCACGATAAGAAACTTCGCCATGAACTTGACTGTGGTGCACTTTGACATGTCCTTTGCCACAATGGACCAACATTTTTCATCATTGGCATATGTGGATGACTCCACGCTGGTGAGATACTTTGGTTGAATGTTGAAATGCTCAACATAGTCATCCAAGTACTTCACAAACAAGGTTTTTGGTATGTATGTTGGTGCATCTACAGGGTATGACATGTGTGGCAACTCACAGAACTCCTTTGCGAGATGCAGCTTGAGGCGATCATACGCGCGGTTGCGCCAGAGTGACGCGCTACAACTCTCGCGCTCGACGATGGCATAAGGAATTGAGAATTGGCTAAGGCATGCTGCCGTTGCAAGGCCTGCTGGCCCAGCACCAACAATCAACACTGTAACACCCTCCATTTCAAAGAGAAGACTTGACAAAGTTGTGGGAGAAGTTCGGTGGTAGTCCAGTGTTTGTGTGTTTGCTCGATGAACTTTGGAGGACATGCTCGTGTATGGGGGCATATATATACTGGCATCCTTCATGGGCCAATCAGTTTTATGGATTGAGGGATGAAAAAGGTAAATATTTATTGAGGCCTAATCCTAGTGTGTAGGAGTATTTCCATCTAAAAATGGAGCCGTTGTTGGTTGTGAAAGCGTGTACTGATACTTAATAGGTAGGAAACACACCGTTGATCGATTTTTGGTATTGGAAACTTATCGACCATCTTTTTTATGTGTAGATAAAAGATTCTTCATGTCTCTTTCCTTTCGCATCGTCACCAATGACAATTACTATTCTAATAATATTCAAGTATTTCTTCCTCTTTGTATATGATATAGGATATGATAAGGATAAGTCTGATTTCCAAACACACATTTATAGGCAAAGTCCTATTTCATTTTCTCTAGTTAATATAATGTGGATGACAAAAGGAAACAATCATCTCAGAAGGATTTGTTACCAACCATGTTAACCGGTTTTGTCGGCTAGTTTTGCCTCCGGTTCAGTTGTAAGACAGTCAGTTTTGGTTTTGCCTCTGGTTGAGTTGACGACCATTGCCATACCTTTGGTGTCAACACAACGAGCCGTTCGATGCTGTGAACAAAAAAAGTGGAACTTtagttcaaatatttgaaaccagttttttaaatataaatttgttTTTATACTGAACACTCGTTTAATGTGAGGCCATATTTCAACTTTGGTATATTTATATTGTCCTATGCCTGAACATAATTGAACGCTCATTGTATTTTTAACTCTACACACCAGAGTGTGGATATATTTTGTTAAAAAGATAATAAACAAATTTACTGAAAATCAAAATTGTCAATCCTGTCTGGATGCGGTTTTGCAAACATGTCTGGTTCCAAACTGACTGACACAGATTAATCACAATTGTACGCAACTTCCATGCAAAGCTGAACTGGAGAAGTGGATCACGTACAGTTCATCGGATTTTGATTTGCCTAACAGAATAATCCACTACCTTCTGTGGCTTACATTTAGCATGGCGCAAACCACAGACTGAACCTATCAAACATATGATTACATTCGATTTACAACCGTCGAGTCCAAATGATTTCAACATCTGCCAGACTACCACTCTGCCTCCTGCAGTTGGATCTTCTAAAGACTTGTCTGCTGGGTAGGTATATTCAGGCCTTCCTCACATGAAGGAGCATGTGGTACAGACAAGTAGCACCTTCTCTTCTTTCCAGATGGTCACTTCCCTTGGATCATTTTTGCTTGCGGAGGAACTCCCGCATTTCTCTGTGGAACTCCCCACTCACTATCAACCGCATCTTCTTCGCGTCCTCCCACAACAAGAACCAGTTATCCCTTGCGTGGTCACAACATTGGTCAAACATGTCCTACGCAAATAAGCGGCACCCAGATGTAAGTATAGTGGTAATCAGACTACTAGAGTATAGGTTTTCAAATGTGTCCAAGCACCGTCCATCCGCAAGGAGCTGGAAGGGTTTGATGGGTGAAGGGTTTATTAATCCAACAGTCCCAACTCAATGGTTGTGGGTCGGTTGGTTTCTAACTTGAGGGTCATTCGACCATttttggttttgggccttgtgacGCCATATACCTCGATCGATCTCCAAATATGACATTCGCCGCCGTCACAAAGAGGTCACCCACTAGATTTAGTGAAAGAAAGTGAGCAAGTGTCATCCCAACTAAATTAATTCTCTTGTCATCACATGAATATGCAACCAAAAGACATGTCACGCCTCTTTTGAAGCATGCCTGATAGAACAAAATTTCATAGAATTTCTTCTTTCAATTGTTATTTTTTTGTCATGTAGTTCCTCTAGTCTTTTTGTTGTTTGTGCGTGATATAAAACAGTCCATCTCTTATATATGTGAAATACTTTCTATTAGTAATAATACTGAAAAAATGCATCTATTCTAGTGGTGACTATACTAAAAAAATGGTGTTCATGTACCTAATGAAAATATATAGTGCATGTAGTACATATCAGGCTCCGTATAATAATCGAAGTATTGGCACCATGGTCGCAAGGTCATAAGCAATTTATATCCAAGACTAGACGGATGGATACCTTGGATCTCAGCCGATGGAAATCTTACTGCATACTGCAAACCCTGGGCGCCTCGGGCACAACAAACTGTGTCCACAACATATAAGGATACAAGTATCATGTAACCACAAATACACGTTCTAAATAGTAGTTTCCGTCATATGGTGTTCTAACTTTTAGTTTTAAGTTTCTAAATCAGTTCACAGATATTTTTAATGATTTATTAGTATGTTAGCTAGCCCATGTAGTAGCACAGGTTGATAATTTGTGCCATTCGAAGACTGAATAGTACGTGGAGGATCTCCTCCTGCAGCTCCTGCTGCTGCTTGAGGGCCTTGCGGAGGATCTTGGCGCTGATGGAGGAGGGCATTAACTCCTCCTCGGCCTGGTGGCGTTTGGCGGCGCCGGAGCGACGGCGCTTCCCGGTGTCGGCCACCGCGTCGGCGTCGGCGCCGAGCGGCTgcccttgggctgcttcttggaggactTGTGCTTCTTGCCGGTCATGGCCGCTGGCTCAGGCCTTGGTGGTGGTCTGCCGGGTaggaggcggggcggcgggggACGGAGGTGGGGAGGGAGACGACAACACTGTGTAGTAGAACCCTAGACGAGGAAGGAGGATGGCGGATTGGCGGGTTTTGTTTCTGTGGACTTGTGGAGGCCTCGCTCGTCATTGCTGGGcctgcctgcttcttctccttgcttAAGGGGCCGGCCTATCATGTCATACTCAGGAGACTGGCCGAACAATGCCTCAGATTTTTTTGAATGATTTGAAGATTGCTCGAAATATGCATCAGTTAAATGTGCTATTTTTTAAAAGGGAAAACAGAATACAGAGGTACACTCCGCCAATGCACGAGCGTGTTAAGATCATATTTCAGTTACTGGTTATAGTTGCTTTTAGCTAATTCAAGTTTGGCATCGGCAATCTTTGCCATCCGAGTATATTTTGTCTTGGAAGTCAGTAAATTCCAATAAGTCATCGGTTGATACAAGTGATAGACAAAACTGGGAGAAGCTCATCCACTATATATGCTTTATTCCGTCAGTTCACATTGTAAAAAAGGGTACTTAGGATTTCTTATTGTCTTGATCCAAATGATGTTCTATATATCCCATTGACACTTCTATAAATCCAATGTCGGTGTTTCTCCAAAAAGAAAATAAATGATTGCTTGTTATGCCTTCAAATAAAATGAACATTCAGTATATATGCAAGTAGCCACCTTCTTCGTCATGTAAGTGCCTTATTTTTGAAATATATAATTGCGCATTTAAGTCAGATCTATATTATCTAGGTAGATGACTAGGATCTCTCTAGAAGTGCCAACTAGAAAACAAACCGACATTATGAGAGAAAAGGTCTACTTATTAGTTTCAACTATAAAAAATATGACTAATAAGGCAGATTCCTTCAAATATTCCAAATACTCTGCTAATGATTTTTTTATTAATCCAACAGTCCCAACATCAATCACTATGGATCGGTAGGTTTCTAACTTGAGGGTCATTGTGATCCATTTTTGGTTTTGGTCCTTGTGATGCCACGCCTCGATAGGTCTCCAAATATGAAATTCGCTGCAGTCACAAAGAGGTTATTCACTAGATTTAGTGAAAGATGGGGAGCAAGTGTCATCCCAACTGAATAAATTCTGTAGTCATTACATGAATCTGCAACCAAAAGACATGTCACACCTCTTTTGAAGCATGCATGATAAAACAAAATTTCATAGAATTTCTTCTTTCAAAAGTTAATTGTTTGTCATGTAGTTCCTCTAGTCGTTTGTTTGTTTGTGCGTCATATCAAACAGTCCATCTCTTATATATGTGAAAACTTTCTATTAGTAAAATACTAAAAAAATGGATCTCTTCCAGTGGTAACTATACTAAAAAATTGCGTTCATGTACCCAGTGAAAATATTTAGTGCAAGTAGTACATATCAGCCTTCGTATAACAATCTAAGTATTGGCACCATGGTCGCAAGGTAATAAGCAATTTATATCTAAGGCTATGCGGATGGATACCTTGGATCTCAGCCGATGGAAAACTTACTGCATACTGCAAACCCTGCGCTTCAGGCGCAAAAAACTGTGTCCACAACAGTTAAGGATACGTGTATCACGTAACCACAAATACACGTTCTAAATAGTAGTTTTCCATCATATGGTGTTCTAAGTTTTAGTTTTaagtttcaaaatatgttcacaaatatttttaatgaTTTAAAATATGTCAGCTACCCCCATGCAGATGCACGGAATGATAACTAGTGCCATACTAAGACTAAATAGCACCACAGTACCGGCCATGGATGGATGTAGTGAACTATGCATTTATTTTAGGCTGATGTGATTAGTACCTCCTACAGTTGTATGTTGATGGGGTAAACAATCCACAAGAGATTTTGGTATAGATAATAGAGTATTGAGCGCATGCCTTTTACACATGTAATTTCAAGTAAATAAAATATAATACACAGTTGTAGGTTCAACCAAAATTAGAAATATCTCCGCGTAATAATAGTACAAAGCCCTTGATTATGGTATAATAGTACATCTCTCTTTGGGGCACTTATGGATCTTAAAATAAACATAAATTTACTTGTCTAAAAGCTAGATAGAAAGGTGACACAATGGATATATTTCTCAAAGAATCAACCTTCTAGCATGCTTGCCATGGTAAACTACATGTAAAAGATGATTTAACTTGACATAGAGTCCATCACAGATTTGATGTCATTAGCGATATTCTTGGCATCTGTTGCAATACCAGCTAATCCTCTCCTCGCCAACCCAGCACAGTAGAGCCCATTTTCACCTTTCCAATGATTCGGATATTTTTGGATGGGCAGTCCAT is a window of Triticum dicoccoides isolate Atlit2015 ecotype Zavitan chromosome 2B, WEW_v2.0, whole genome shotgun sequence DNA encoding:
- the LOC119368881 gene encoding probable indole-3-pyruvate monooxygenase YUCCA10, producing MSSKVHRANTQTLDYHRTSPTTLSSLLFEMEGVTVLIVGAGPAGLATAACLSQFSIPYAIVERESCSASLWRNRAYDRLKLHLAKEFCELPHMSYPVDAPTYIPKTLFVKYLDDYVEHFNIQPKYLTSVESSTYANDEKCWSIVAKDMSKCTTVKFMAKFLIVASGENSAENIPMFPGLENFPGDVIHSSSYKSGKSYSGKNVLVIGSGNSGMEIAYDLATHGANTSIVIRNTIHVMTKELIRLGMTLAHRLPLNLVDKLLVMAAYLIFGDLSQHGITRPTMGPMTLKSETGRSAVIDVRTVGLIKKGIIKVQGSISKIKGNIVKFQCSKRMSFDAIVFATGYKSTANMWLKDGESMLNGNGLPIQKYPNHWKGENGLYCVGLARRGLAGIATDAKNIANDIKSAMDSMSS